The genomic segment tgtgggaagggattcactcagtcatccaatttAATAGCGCACCAGCGGGTTCACAtcagggagaagccattcacctgctcagactgcgggaagggtttcactccgtcatctgacctactggtgcaccagcgagttcacactggggagaggccattcacctgctcagactgtgggatgggattcactcagtcatctaaactgaaggaacatcagagagttcacaccggggaatggccattcacctgctcagactgcgggaaggggttCACTTGTTTATCTAAACTGAAGATACATccgcgagttcacactggagagaggccgttcacctgctcagactgtgggaagggattctctcggtcatccaagctactggcacaccagtcagttcacactggagagagaccattcacctgttcagactgcgagaagggattcatttgctcatctaatctgaaggcacatcagcgagttcacactggagagaggctgttcacctgctcagactgtgggaagggattcactcggtcatccagcctagagagtcatcagcgagttcacacaggggagaagccgttcacctgctcagaatgtgggaagagattcacttggtcatcccaactactggtacaccagtcagttcatacagGAGAGGCTGCTCTCCTGCTATGAATGTGGGAAAGCATTTCTGCAATCATCctgcctacagagacaccagcgagttcacactgggtagaggccatacacctgctcagagattgggaagagattctctcagccatctccatcaaatgtgcatcattgagttcacactgaggagaggccgctcacctgctgtgaatgtgagaagggattcactcagtaatcTAACCTTGTAACACATCactgggttcacactggggagaaagtttcaataagcttcatgctggatatttgtccatcattgtttctcaatgcaattttgagagtgactgtcggtgctgaactctgcaattattgctgctgctcaccacacccagttctgcaccctggtcactgggcatgggaggagtttcttctgctgcacattcacctttaatgggactggaatttaatattctggatctgagacaaataaatcagttctattttgaagtctgtctccggtacttagtgaatttataacacacctaatATAGAGTAAAGAggcaactcaggccggctggaccctgccagtgattctgttccatgacagtccttttaaatcctcccctgttgttcatgtCACGCTccccctgtggtgatgggttccaaacagtcaccactctgcgggtgaagaggttccccttgaattttctgcagactgatgaaatcgagctgactgcagttctgtctgagatgttctttgccCCTCTAATCTCTCGGCTGAGGAAGAataacattggtagttaaccttattgacggctcatttccacattttgggtcattttccctgcttctaaagggttgttagaaaacacccctgtcctctaaagactgaaagcagaatgggaaaccatcagttggatgttcaacgaagcagggtcagaaaccagaggcaggtaTGGACAGGGCTGAGTTTGGGGCTCTAGACGATGTtcagggtaagaacgtatgatgaggagaagggaatcagcaacgGGGCGTGGCAGCAAAgaacagagtagcaacatttggaagctgactgACTGAGAAAATATcttggttgtctgactgatgacccAAACAATACCCGTGGTGAAGTGCTCCATTGATCAAGGAAAATGTGTGTGTTGGgatggttatatctattgaggaagttgttcctgcttgtttatcctgtaatattatatccggatagctattatggattgtcctatctgaaataatgtactgattatcatataatttgttaGATTTtgactaaaactggatcaggcttgaatttatggtgcctttatggattgatggagggcattcatgagtttgtattttaaagcaagattttggtgaatgatatttgccacttgattgtacctttgtaagtaatcagattgagttaaactgatgcaggatcctggaatgtgttggattgtgtctggtttctcttggcattttctgcacttgctgccttgtttgtttgtatttcatgtattttcattttttttcccttttgttaaccgccttgtcctgtatttctgaaaGGAACCccactgtttctgggaagaggaatccaactctcagtcaggtgctcgatgcttctttgtcaccatctcatctgctcagatcgttgagatgcctcccatggagggtcatactcattccactggttaatgttttctttgacagtggtgattcatttttctgagttggcctctcatttaagttttctggtccgtatttcttatcacgattgcatagacacacatggagtgctgaattctgttcatttttgatgaaaatatatactttctgttgtgtgattttttttcaagtgtgttatttctctaccttattctgtccaaggtagtgttaatctaagtgagtttgagtgtaaatagtcttagAAAAGTTTTCTAgagttatttatctttgtaaattttactgattgaaatgggacaaagatatttttatataaaaaaaagtcaatgtcggtattgatacaagtgtttattgcctttgttgtatttgttaactttgAGTTCTACTTGGCAGGTTTTTTAAAGCCTTGAACGAAAtgttgtcaaaggttttccctattttgcactactttctattttccttGCTTGTGGATATTCCAGATACGGgggtatcaagagtcccgattaagggtcttggcccgaaatgttgattcccatccatagatgctgcctgacatgctgagctgctccagcactttgtgtgtagttctctagatttctagcatctgcaggtcctcttgatTCCCAgatgcttcttgaaagaacaagctggcagTGGCATTCTGTGGGTGTgtttgtaaaatattaaataaaat from the Mobula birostris isolate sMobBir1 chromosome 13, sMobBir1.hap1, whole genome shotgun sequence genome contains:
- the LOC140207622 gene encoding uncharacterized protein, whose protein sequence is MADQRVHTRERPFTCSDCGKGFHQSSTLLVHKSVHTGERPFTCLNCGKGFTQSSNLIAHQRVHIREKPFTCSDCGKGFTPSSDLLVHQRVHTGERPFTCSDCGMGFTQSSKLKEHQRVHTGEWPFTCSDCGKGFTCLSKLKIHPRVHTGERPFTCSDCGKGFSRSSKLLAHQSVHTGERPFTCSDCEKGFICSSNLKAHQRVHTGERLFTCSDCGKGFTRSSSLESHQRVHTGEKPFTCSECGKRFTWSSQLLVHQSVHTGEAALLL